One region of Streptococcus salivarius genomic DNA includes:
- a CDS encoding AAA family ATPase: MRPVQLELTNFGPYRKEVINFTQFDHAPLFLIGGDTGAGKSTLFDAMTVALFATTSGDRNVEEMRSTFAGPEDDLTKVTFYFQQGKHLYRIERVLQQERAKRGGGTTMQKATASLVIVDKIGGQEIEKLGDKIKEVSDQIEQILGLNAEQFKQIILLPQNDFSRFLKEDSKTKTQILKKIFGTGIFDRFQKSLEERLRQSNKDMDKRQAQLDGHFASQVWSEEELAVLAQTPASEKLARLEELLSQRQESLTEQKSILKDAHEDLVKLQKSLQTAQDLSKSFQELKQAKERYRLEIEEGAQEQAEAKAHLEELQFAQGLQETISSLKQYQKQLLQLEQDLEIAQEELSEKQQAFEGVKAQKEALAAQSKDSLQKEEELETWKEDIIYAQSLVREQEKIKHSRTNYKQLEETYQQASKKIETLNKSLSDLEANRLSLDSLHEAEKLLQSVGYSVDNQLAQDLKEIEDLKQELAKTEKRQQGLSLDIDQAQESLKELEDQLATTLASRRQLMIAQLQAELEDGQPCMVCGSIDHPKVDGTQANEAALKDLMNQVEELQAQKERQVATLSNRQATLSEVESKRQDLLDQVAKVKLTLEKHYLELQEQVKGQFDFDFAEDYEADCGQTILRKVEQYYQELHKRYDKEEADRLHYQDELAKVQEKSIDLAKAYQEAKAALDQAKERLKELQEAHQELESVEVYQERISLAKQELDLYNKQVKENSEAYNQLHADIQGIRGQLESLTKSKENASQETKRLSAELDQSLMAEGALTNDLEQIQLWLLEVNKQAIPELQAQLTSYQTLKQELKAQIVKGQELIKDQEKPDLGNLTQAVEASQESYDKQLAQVSVMEQGLKDATATYQAAKTLQDSNQEAFKAHQELSDLVKVVKGENTALTGRLNLEVYVIRQYFQQILDYANANYIGLLTDNRYSFVLSEEGRRARDHFGLDINVYDQLTGSERSVKSLSGGETFIAALAIALSLSEVVQNTSKGAVVEALFIDEGFGSLDKEALTKAISVLEQIGENRMVGVISHVDDMKEGIAQQLAIIKSHDGSSRIKIVDKG; the protein is encoded by the coding sequence ATGAGACCAGTTCAGTTAGAATTGACCAATTTTGGACCTTATCGTAAGGAAGTCATCAATTTCACCCAGTTTGACCACGCTCCCCTCTTTTTGATTGGTGGGGACACGGGGGCTGGTAAGAGTACCCTCTTTGATGCCATGACGGTTGCCTTGTTTGCCACAACCAGTGGCGACCGCAATGTTGAGGAGATGCGGTCAACCTTCGCTGGTCCAGAGGATGACTTGACCAAGGTAACCTTTTATTTCCAACAAGGCAAGCATCTTTATCGCATTGAGCGAGTGCTCCAGCAGGAGAGAGCCAAGCGAGGTGGTGGCACGACCATGCAAAAGGCAACGGCTTCTCTAGTCATTGTGGATAAGATTGGTGGTCAGGAAATTGAAAAGCTTGGGGATAAGATCAAGGAAGTGAGTGACCAGATTGAGCAGATTTTGGGGCTCAATGCTGAGCAGTTCAAACAGATTATTCTCCTTCCGCAAAATGATTTTAGCCGTTTCTTGAAAGAAGATTCCAAGACCAAGACTCAGATTTTAAAGAAAATCTTTGGAACGGGTATTTTTGACCGTTTTCAAAAGAGCTTGGAAGAGCGTCTTCGTCAGAGCAATAAGGATATGGATAAGCGTCAAGCTCAGCTAGATGGCCATTTTGCTAGTCAGGTGTGGTCTGAGGAGGAATTAGCCGTCTTGGCCCAAACGCCAGCCTCTGAAAAATTGGCACGCCTTGAAGAGCTTTTGTCTCAGCGTCAAGAAAGTCTTACGGAGCAAAAAAGCATCTTGAAGGATGCCCATGAGGATTTGGTTAAACTGCAGAAGAGCTTGCAAACTGCCCAAGATTTGTCAAAGAGTTTCCAAGAATTGAAGCAAGCCAAGGAACGTTACCGTCTGGAAATTGAGGAAGGTGCTCAGGAACAGGCAGAGGCAAAAGCGCATCTGGAGGAATTGCAGTTTGCCCAAGGGTTGCAAGAAACTATTAGTAGCCTCAAACAATATCAGAAACAGTTGTTGCAATTAGAGCAAGATCTTGAAATCGCTCAGGAAGAATTGAGTGAAAAGCAGCAGGCTTTTGAGGGAGTTAAGGCTCAAAAAGAGGCACTCGCAGCTCAATCTAAGGACTCTCTTCAAAAAGAAGAGGAGCTTGAAACTTGGAAAGAGGATATTATCTATGCTCAGAGTCTCGTCCGAGAGCAGGAGAAAATCAAACATTCACGTACTAACTACAAGCAGTTGGAAGAAACCTATCAACAGGCGTCGAAAAAGATTGAGACTCTTAACAAGTCCTTGTCAGATTTGGAGGCCAATCGCCTAAGTTTAGATAGCTTGCATGAAGCCGAAAAACTCCTCCAGTCTGTGGGTTACAGTGTGGATAATCAACTGGCTCAGGACCTGAAAGAAATAGAGGACTTGAAGCAGGAGTTGGCCAAGACGGAAAAACGTCAACAAGGGTTATCTTTGGATATTGACCAAGCTCAAGAAAGTCTCAAGGAATTGGAAGACCAGTTAGCAACCACTTTAGCTTCACGTCGTCAACTTATGATTGCCCAGTTGCAGGCAGAATTAGAGGATGGACAGCCATGTATGGTTTGTGGTTCCATTGACCATCCTAAGGTCGATGGGACACAGGCGAATGAAGCGGCCTTGAAGGATCTCATGAATCAGGTGGAGGAACTTCAAGCTCAAAAAGAAAGGCAAGTAGCTACCTTGTCAAATCGTCAGGCTACCTTGAGCGAGGTTGAATCTAAACGTCAAGATTTGCTTGACCAAGTAGCTAAAGTCAAGTTAACTCTTGAAAAACACTATCTAGAACTCCAAGAGCAAGTTAAGGGACAATTTGATTTTGATTTTGCTGAGGACTATGAAGCAGACTGTGGACAAACCATACTCCGAAAGGTTGAACAGTATTATCAAGAGCTACACAAACGCTATGATAAGGAAGAGGCAGATCGTCTCCATTATCAAGATGAGTTAGCCAAGGTTCAGGAAAAATCGATAGATTTGGCTAAAGCCTATCAAGAGGCTAAGGCGGCGCTTGACCAAGCTAAGGAACGTCTTAAGGAGTTACAAGAAGCTCATCAAGAGCTTGAATCTGTTGAAGTTTATCAAGAACGTATTTCCCTAGCAAAGCAGGAGTTGGACCTCTACAATAAGCAAGTCAAGGAAAATAGTGAAGCCTACAACCAACTTCATGCCGACATTCAAGGAATCAGGGGGCAACTTGAGAGCTTAACCAAGTCTAAAGAAAATGCTAGCCAAGAAACTAAGCGTTTATCGGCTGAACTAGACCAAAGTCTTATGGCTGAAGGGGCCCTCACCAATGACCTAGAGCAAATCCAGCTTTGGCTTCTTGAGGTGAACAAGCAAGCGATTCCTGAGCTCCAGGCTCAATTGACAAGCTACCAAACTCTTAAACAAGAGTTGAAGGCGCAGATTGTCAAGGGGCAAGAGCTTATCAAAGACCAAGAAAAGCCGGACCTTGGCAATCTAACACAAGCAGTAGAGGCTAGTCAGGAGAGCTATGATAAGCAACTGGCTCAGGTTTCTGTCATGGAGCAGGGGCTTAAGGATGCGACGGCTACCTACCAAGCGGCCAAAACCCTTCAAGACAGTAATCAAGAGGCCTTTAAAGCTCACCAAGAACTCAGTGATTTGGTCAAGGTGGTTAAGGGAGAAAATACGGCTCTCACTGGGCGACTCAATCTTGAAGTCTATGTTATCCGTCAGTATTTCCAACAAATCTTGGACTATGCCAATGCTAACTACATCGGTCTCTTAACAGATAACCGCTATTCCTTTGTTCTGAGTGAAGAAGGGCGTAGGGCGCGTGATCACTTTGGTTTGGACATCAACGTCTATGACCAGCTGACAGGTAGCGAGCGTTCCGTCAAATCCTTGTCTGGAGGAGAAACCTTTATCGCTGCACTGGCTATTGCCCTATCCCTCTCAGAGGTGGTGCAAAATACCAGCAAGGGTGCTGTTGTTGAAGCTCTCTTCATCGACGAAGGTTTCGGGTCGCTAGACAAGGAAGCCCTCACCAAGGCTATCTCTGTCCTAGAACAAATCGGTGAAAATCGCATGGTCGGTGTCATCAGCCACGTGGACGACATGAAAGAAGGTATCGCTCAGCAACTAGCTATCATTAAGTCACATGATGGCAGTAGCCGTATTAAGATTGTGGATAAAGGGTAA
- a CDS encoding exonuclease SbcCD subunit D: MKFLHTSDWHVGRTLNGWSLLEEQEWAFQQIVDLAISEQVDGVIIAGDLYDRAVPPVDAIKLFNKTLARLVLEEQIPVYAISGNHDGAERLHFGRDFFQPQGFHLSTRLEEAFEPIELEACQIFLLPFIDPIDARIYYKDDENKEIQGIGDALAYILEDMEKAFDPDKAHILVTHFAVSKKDDSDGQSLRELMLSETSNTVGGLTNVTSDLFKAFDYVALGHIHTRFASPSQRVQYSGSPVAFNVKEAKRKEEKGVYILELDATGDLSQTFHPLEVRRPIVALQEPFETLMLPEFYKEQPCQKAWFAFDIQLSSRKELEGINVRARLEEIYGTDIVEITFSRLGDVREESLTVDQHLKDLEMQSPQEIVSDFYQTVTGGDVLSERQTALVESIFEEIGRSGQ; the protein is encoded by the coding sequence ATGAAGTTTTTACATACGTCAGATTGGCATGTGGGGCGAACCCTCAATGGCTGGTCTTTGTTGGAGGAGCAGGAGTGGGCCTTTCAACAGATAGTGGATTTGGCTATTTCTGAACAGGTGGATGGGGTCATCATTGCGGGAGACCTCTATGACCGTGCGGTGCCGCCTGTGGATGCCATTAAACTTTTTAATAAGACTTTAGCGCGTTTGGTCTTGGAGGAGCAGATTCCTGTCTATGCTATCAGTGGCAACCACGATGGTGCGGAACGTTTGCATTTTGGGCGTGACTTCTTTCAACCTCAGGGCTTTCATTTGAGCACACGTTTGGAGGAGGCTTTTGAGCCTATTGAGTTGGAGGCTTGCCAGATTTTCCTGCTTCCCTTTATCGATCCTATTGATGCCCGTATTTATTATAAGGACGATGAGAATAAGGAAATTCAGGGGATTGGTGATGCCTTGGCCTATATTCTCGAGGATATGGAAAAAGCTTTTGATCCTGACAAGGCCCATATTTTGGTGACGCATTTTGCAGTTTCTAAGAAGGATGATAGCGATGGTCAAAGTCTACGGGAATTGATGTTGTCTGAAACCAGCAATACGGTAGGTGGTCTTACCAATGTGACCAGTGACCTTTTCAAGGCTTTCGATTATGTGGCCTTAGGGCATATCCATACGCGTTTTGCCAGTCCGAGCCAGCGCGTGCAATATTCAGGCAGTCCGGTCGCCTTTAACGTCAAAGAAGCCAAGCGTAAGGAAGAAAAGGGTGTCTATATTCTTGAATTGGATGCAACTGGAGACTTGTCTCAGACCTTCCATCCTTTAGAGGTCAGACGGCCGATTGTGGCCTTGCAGGAGCCTTTTGAAACCTTGATGTTACCTGAATTTTATAAGGAGCAGCCTTGTCAAAAGGCTTGGTTTGCCTTTGATATTCAATTGTCCAGTCGTAAGGAATTAGAGGGAATCAATGTGCGTGCCCGTCTGGAAGAGATTTATGGGACAGACATTGTAGAAATCACTTTCAGTCGTTTGGGTGATGTCAGGGAAGAAAGCTTGACTGTAGATCAGCACTTAAAAGATTTGGAAATGCAGTCGCCTCAGGAAATTGTCTCTGATTTTTACCAGACAGTGACTGGGGGCGATGTCTTGTCTGAGAGACAAACTGCTCTTGTGGAAAGTATTTTTGAGGAGATTGGAAGGAGTGGACAATGA
- a CDS encoding YSIRK signal domain/LPXTG anchor domain surface protein, translated as MRDMFNKRQRFSLRKYSFGVASVLLGVSIFSNAQGAQADETVAPTTAGMETTAEPDVVVEQSTPTTASVAPATTENAPSSVSTVALASEQPHSAAQDSQAASTTSQTAASSEVASQAASQASSESAAATASSVATSAQALNSTAVAEAPAAGQVSAQTSAAASVATAAETASAESTTNAVNSVLKVATSELAVTSSELNAAEASLNSENLINAMGLAVSNRSLRTADAVAVLTNAGAGSTNPDLTNLGYKLDYLPEKQQYFVNIDYINNLKVGRDNRGGLRPYDFIVNGNFFVTPNYANLGIIDYVDEAGNKIPGSSTYRINNSTETITANGKTYNKIYDAGVTELPPVPAGYRIKYASADKSKANAYVDVLKSERQYDYNNGIATIRSERAWDRNQSRVVDLVQFANGSQGLDASIDANGGGQYLAPGYRYHIIVEKDTKDVTKATSQTVTYTGADAKTPATNTQNDFSFNGKEDPTTNTTTWTETTHTYGTVKTPVVIGYYADKAVAGGKTVTPDAPNATDTVTYKAFGKFIAVDENGNPIPGVSTTAYTNDPNDATKMIAIDKTLPSIPGYTVKVIPASPSNPGEDTRVVYVAIVNDVTKATKQTVTFQGAGDKTPAADVKSDYTFAGKDNQATGKVTWHETSHTYGTVKVPVVNGYFANKAVAGGKTVTPDAPEATDTVTYKAFGKFVIVDENGNPIPGVSDTAYINDPNDPTKMIAVDKNLPTIPGYTAKVVPATPGDLSSNTKVVYVKNDQKASVVYRDETSGSTLETVALAGKSGEAVNYSTAERIKHYQGLGYVLVTDGYPAGASFDLDSTVDQAWTVSFKRVALDFNPDNAHEPGTPIYPNQPNGPKWPAKDAYLKDVTYTVHYASKDSNAKLPADSVQKAQWKRSLTLDSVTGDILTAGEWKADKTKFDLVITPMVKGYFADKGRVASQDVTMDSKVETVTYTKFGKIIAVDEKGNPIPGVEAVTYTNDPNDPTKAAMTLVPEVKGYKADKTGVTPSNPGEDTKVVYKVVNAQPAKPTVNKEVGTIVVIYRDEYGNQIKMPLVITNSVGSEVNVHGDRYIYRNGVKYELIRQEGKSTDKMTEGQTVVTYIYRKVEDGSTPSNGNGGQSGSSTSKAVKATSNGSKGSKGSGSGSAADGASDGKGSDKKKSGNKDGKKADGSDKAKEGDEQLPVTGESDNNLAAMGVVVMGLMSGLAAMNRRKNQD; from the coding sequence ATGAGAGATATGTTTAATAAACGCCAACGTTTTTCATTAAGGAAATACAGCTTTGGTGTAGCCTCTGTCCTTTTGGGAGTTTCAATCTTCTCAAATGCACAGGGTGCCCAAGCTGATGAAACGGTAGCACCAACTACCGCAGGTATGGAAACAACTGCTGAGCCAGATGTCGTCGTGGAGCAATCAACGCCAACAACAGCATCAGTAGCTCCAGCAACAACAGAAAATGCACCAAGTTCAGTCTCTACTGTGGCCTTGGCTAGTGAACAACCACACTCAGCAGCTCAAGACAGCCAAGCGGCTTCAACAACTAGTCAAACAGCAGCTAGTTCAGAAGTAGCTTCTCAGGCTGCATCGCAAGCGAGCTCTGAGTCTGCAGCAGCGACTGCTTCATCTGTAGCGACTAGTGCACAAGCTCTTAACTCAACAGCTGTAGCAGAAGCACCAGCTGCTGGTCAAGTATCAGCACAAACAAGTGCGGCTGCTTCAGTTGCGACTGCAGCAGAAACTGCAAGTGCAGAGTCTACAACTAACGCTGTAAATAGCGTCCTTAAAGTAGCGACTAGCGAGTTGGCCGTGACAAGCAGTGAATTGAATGCTGCTGAAGCAAGTCTTAACTCTGAAAATCTCATCAATGCTATGGGACTTGCGGTCTCAAACCGTAGCCTTCGTACAGCTGATGCGGTTGCTGTTTTGACAAATGCTGGAGCAGGCTCAACAAACCCTGACTTGACAAACCTTGGCTATAAGCTAGATTACTTACCAGAAAAGCAACAATATTTTGTAAATATTGACTATATCAACAATCTTAAAGTCGGTCGTGATAACCGTGGGGGGTTGAGGCCTTATGACTTTATTGTAAACGGTAATTTCTTTGTTACACCAAACTATGCTAACCTTGGTATTATTGACTATGTTGATGAGGCAGGAAACAAGATCCCTGGATCTTCAACCTACCGTATCAATAACTCAACTGAAACAATCACAGCAAACGGTAAGACTTACAATAAAATCTACGATGCTGGTGTAACAGAACTTCCACCAGTACCAGCAGGATACCGCATCAAGTATGCATCTGCTGACAAATCTAAAGCTAATGCTTACGTAGATGTCTTGAAGTCAGAACGTCAATACGACTATAACAACGGTATTGCAACAATCCGTTCAGAACGTGCTTGGGACCGTAACCAAAGCCGTGTGGTTGACCTTGTGCAATTTGCCAATGGTTCACAAGGTTTGGACGCTTCAATTGATGCCAATGGTGGTGGTCAATACCTAGCTCCAGGTTACCGTTACCACATTATCGTGGAAAAAGACACTAAAGATGTTACTAAAGCAACAAGTCAAACAGTGACATACACTGGTGCTGATGCGAAGACACCAGCTACCAACACTCAAAATGACTTTAGCTTCAACGGTAAAGAAGATCCTACAACTAATACAACAACTTGGACTGAAACGACTCACACTTATGGAACAGTTAAGACTCCAGTTGTTATTGGTTACTACGCCGATAAAGCTGTAGCAGGTGGTAAGACAGTTACTCCGGATGCACCAAATGCAACAGACACAGTGACATACAAAGCCTTTGGTAAATTTATCGCTGTGGATGAAAATGGAAATCCAATTCCAGGTGTATCAACAACTGCCTACACGAACGATCCAAATGATGCAACTAAGATGATTGCCATCGACAAGACACTTCCAAGCATTCCTGGCTACACTGTTAAAGTCATCCCTGCATCACCATCAAATCCAGGTGAAGATACTCGTGTTGTTTACGTAGCAATCGTTAACGATGTGACTAAGGCGACTAAACAAACTGTTACCTTCCAAGGTGCTGGCGATAAAACTCCAGCTGCAGATGTGAAATCTGACTATACCTTTGCAGGTAAGGATAACCAAGCGACTGGTAAGGTGACTTGGCATGAAACTAGCCACACTTACGGTACAGTTAAGGTTCCTGTTGTGAATGGCTACTTTGCGAATAAAGCCGTAGCAGGTGGTAAGACAGTAACACCAGATGCTCCAGAAGCAACTGATACCGTAACTTATAAGGCCTTTGGTAAATTTGTCATTGTTGATGAAAATGGGAACCCAATTCCAGGTGTGTCAGATACTGCCTACATCAATGATCCTAACGATCCAACTAAGATGATTGCAGTTGACAAGAACTTGCCAACTATCCCAGGTTACACTGCTAAGGTAGTACCTGCAACACCAGGTGACTTGTCTAGCAATACTAAGGTTGTTTACGTTAAGAATGATCAAAAAGCAAGTGTTGTTTACCGTGATGAAACAAGTGGTTCAACCCTTGAAACAGTTGCCTTGGCTGGTAAGTCTGGTGAAGCGGTTAACTATTCAACAGCTGAACGTATCAAACACTATCAAGGCCTTGGTTATGTCCTCGTAACAGATGGTTACCCAGCTGGTGCAAGCTTTGACTTGGATAGCACAGTTGACCAAGCTTGGACAGTAAGCTTCAAACGTGTAGCACTTGACTTTAATCCAGACAATGCTCACGAACCAGGAACACCAATCTATCCTAACCAACCAAACGGTCCAAAATGGCCAGCTAAGGATGCTTACCTTAAAGATGTGACATACACTGTTCACTATGCAAGCAAAGATAGCAATGCTAAATTGCCAGCAGACAGTGTTCAAAAAGCACAATGGAAACGTTCATTGACGCTTGACTCTGTAACAGGTGATATTCTTACTGCAGGTGAATGGAAGGCAGATAAGACTAAGTTTGATCTCGTGATTACACCAATGGTTAAGGGTTACTTCGCCGATAAAGGCCGTGTGGCTTCTCAAGATGTCACTATGGACAGCAAGGTTGAGACTGTAACTTACACGAAATTTGGTAAGATTATTGCCGTTGACGAAAAAGGGAATCCAATCCCAGGTGTTGAAGCAGTTACTTACACAAATGATCCTAACGATCCAACTAAGGCTGCTATGACTCTTGTTCCTGAAGTGAAAGGTTACAAGGCTGATAAGACTGGTGTGACACCAAGCAACCCTGGTGAAGATACAAAGGTTGTTTACAAGGTGGTTAATGCACAACCTGCTAAACCGACAGTTAACAAAGAAGTTGGTACTATCGTTGTTATCTACCGTGACGAGTATGGTAACCAAATCAAGATGCCACTTGTGATCACTAACTCTGTTGGTTCAGAAGTTAATGTTCATGGTGACCGTTACATCTACCGTAACGGTGTGAAATATGAATTGATCCGTCAAGAAGGTAAATCCACAGACAAGATGACAGAAGGTCAAACAGTTGTAACTTACATCTACCGTAAAGTCGAAGATGGCTCAACACCATCAAACGGTAACGGTGGTCAATCTGGAAGTTCAACATCTAAGGCTGTCAAAGCAACTTCAAACGGTTCTAAAGGATCTAAGGGTTCTGGATCTGGTTCAGCTGCTGATGGAGCATCAGATGGTAAAGGTTCAGATAAGAAGAAATCTGGAAACAAAGATGGTAAGAAGGCAGATGGCTCTGATAAAGCTAAAGAAGGCGATGAACAATTGCCAGTAACAGGCGAGTCAGATAACAACCTTGCAGCAATGGGTGTTGTTGTTATGGGACTCATGTCAGGACTTGCGGCTATGAATCGTCGTAAAAACCAAGACTAA